The sequence GGCATTTTGACAAATGGTACGCTATGTACGCCTCCCTGCCTATAGCTCTGAAGACTCCGTCAAACGATGAATACAGTGTCCAAGCCCACAATGACCCGGCGCTTTAAATATCGGCCACAGAACAAGATAATATATAATGCGTGAAGGTGTTGACAGGAGGCGAAGGAAAGCTGCTGCTCCTCGCCTGTTAAGCTTTAGTTTGAGTCAGAGAGCAAAGCTCGATTCACGCAAACACCTGAATGCCAATCTTGGCctcgcattttttttttctctctccaaaaCAGGCATATAATATGTACAATCTACTACATGTTACTGATCAGAAGCCCACTCCCCACCCCACCGGACCGGACAAGGCTCTGAAAATTCAAGCGGTTTCGGATTCGTGACACCGGTGGAGTGGAGCGCTTAACGCAAACGAATTGAAAAACACAGGCGTTTCGGCAAAGCAAACGGATGCTCGGTTACAAACcagaaggaaggaagaaaataaGAGCTTGTTGTATACTCACCTCGTCTACAGTGATAGTGGAGGTAATTTAAAGGGCCAGGTTCGCGCAGATTGTTACCCCCCCTACCAAACAAACACCACCCCCTCCGTGCACCAGCGTCCACCCAGTCAGTCCCCCACCACTGGTGACAGCGTTCTCGCACACAAACTTGCTTTCCTCTCCTGGGAAAAAGCTGAATCGGTTCTGAGTCAAGTAAGGCGGCTCTTCGTTAAAATCGAAAACCAATCAGTTTCGCCAGCTCTGCCCTCTCCACCCTCATCGGGTGCCAACGGGTTTGGTTGCGTCTGTCGGCGAGCCGTTTCGCTGCGCGATGGGTTTTTTGGGCTTTTGAGCTGTCGAGCGGTCTAAGAAGCACACTTTACGCAGCGTTTCATCGATCAAGTCTTCATAAGCAACACATTTGGGCGAACCGAACCCGAACTCGTCTCGCACCGCAGTGTGCAGTAACGCCTGCTGACCCAAGAGGGCGCTGGTGCACAATGTCTGCTCACACCGTCCACACATCTGCAAACACGGTGCTATAGAAGGGCGACAACAGACcaaaatattcttattttgttaacgtttttttaattttgcattttaaagcagaaaacaaTTGTGTATGTTCTGCTTGCTGAATTGCTGACAGCAGTatttagagactttttttttgttaattaaggttgtttaatcttttatttgataggcctatattatgttttttaaatatctatctctcatttttttttacatttttctttactcTCCAAGTTCTATTGTTCACATGTATTCCTTTGAACTAACTGATATCTGTTTAttctagtattttttattatcagataCTAGTAAATAATCCAACCCTTTTTCAGTTTCACTAGCAGGCCTATGCCTGACAATTGATTAGATATTAGTAGTACCTAATACTAGTAAAAGCATAGGAATACTAGGAGACAACAAAATTTTATTCCAGCACTGTGGCATCTATTCAGTTAACCCCTTTTTAAGCTTTTTGTTAGCTAAGCCAGTATTTATTAATTAGACACTAGTACTAGGCTACTAGTTCCTTAGTGACTAGTCAGTATGAAGAAGAGGTATTTCCAGTTCTTCTTGTAACTGTTctatagatattatttatttctagcTATCTTAAATGCTTATCTATTCCAGCTTTACAAGTACTTTTTATTGCATACTAGTATCTATCCCAGTTTTTGGAATAAGTAGGCCTACTagtaattagtaaactatcattGTAGTTTCTGGTACAGATTATTGAATATTATACTATTGGATAACTTACtagaaattattaattaagtgctagtaacaacataaaaatagataattataaattaaaatgtaatattagataaaaacacagatttaaaaGATACCACTTGGTGGCATTGTAAAtagaaattctgtcatcttttactcaacttcatgtccttccaaacctgtatgacttgcttctgcagaatatatatatatatatattaaaaaaaaggtattcttaaagaatgttggtaaccacacAGTtctggttaccattgacttccattccatgatttcccaaaaacatttctcaaaatatctttgcttgtttgttttttgtttgtttcacagaagaaattcatacatcTTCTCTCAATGTAGTTCCACTGTGCTATTCTATTTGGTATTATTTTTGCATACACAACTGCAAATACAGGCTTTAGCGGGATGTGTTCTGCTTCTTTGAGTAAGCCCTAGGTATGAGTTAGATGCTATAGGTGGATCTGCACCTCCAGGCAAATTTGGCACTTGGCACCAGATCAGAGTGAGCCAGCCTTAATCATAAAACCCTCCGGTTCTCATCTGAAATGGGCCTTTCAAATCTTTTAAAACTGCAGGACAGTTTAAGAGTAGTCTGTGCCCTGTGGCGGTTATAAAGACATAGTTATTATTTAGTGAGGCAGCTAACAGTCTAGTGGACTGTTAATCTAACATAATACCTTTTTAAGCAGAGTGGGAGTTTGATATCCATTCACTGTCCAAACAGACGAACAGAAAGTAGGTTTGAGTTTGTACCTGTTTTCTAAGCCACAtgcactttaaaattaaaaagaattatgaaatacataaaaactgaCCTAAGAgttttgtgcttgtaaatgttaAAGATGTTTACCTCTATTCATTTGCTTTGAGACACTCTACTCTTTTATTCAAGGACTGTGCGGACGATTTGTCTCTTCTTTCTGCCTCACTTCACAGCCTCCCTTAGGAGCCCCAGGATTCTCAATTGTGCCTTTGGATTCGCAATGGTCCCAAATGATTTGTGCTAACATTTGACTTGGCACAGCACAGTTGccatatttttacagtgtgatgTATTTATAGTAAATGGGGGTGGAAAATACTTTTACTGCATTAGCGTTATGTCCTCTGGAACATGAAATTTCGCTGATGGCATGGTATTTTCTGTATAATTTCCTCATGCTTTGAAGTCACAGTtctctctgctctcctctctctctgatAGCAGCGGTCAATCTAACAGTCTGCATGGAAACTGCAATACTGCTGAGAAAGGAATGAGGTGGTGCAGTTGTTGGGAGGTGGGgggcaaagagagaaagagagagaaaagagaatgaAGCAGTGGATCACAGTCACAGGAGAATTGATTCATGCAGGTTTCCCAGCAGCCATGTTTTGTTCTGTGCTTTTGTTCCAATGATTTGATTCTCAAAACATTATAGTGAAGCTCCTGATCCAACCTGCCATATTTCAGCTCCCTCCTTGCCTAAATGAGATACAAAGGCATTAGATAATTCAAATCTTTAGAACAGGACAGAAATGAGCAATTCAGAGTGTACAAGTCTGGGTTAAAAGGGTTTGTACCCATACAATAAAAGACTGTAAATTTGTTTCTTAAGTTTTTCCCCTTCACAGTCTCCATTTGATTGTTagtaaggtatatatatatatatatattatatccattGTAtgcatatcatttatttattgtttattttatgcattgtgtTTCTCATCAACatgtatttcttttatatatcaTTGTTACCACTGGACATTtggaattaatataaatataataaatattatatatatataatgaatataaataagtaataaatataattaaaatatacataaaatataattaaaatattttaaccattatgtgtgtgtgtattattattattaattatatgcattgtatttcatataaaaaatatatcctatataaaacatataattaaacattttaatcattatatatttgtgtgttattattatttattatatttattatacattattgtatttctcaaataatcattatatatttatcttatatCACTGTAAGCACTGGACAATTGgaatcaatattaatataattaatataaatatataatgaatataagcaaataataaaaataattaaaatatatataaaaataatataacattaatactaataaaaaattataatcatcgtatgtgtgttattattatttataatatgtattgtatttatataatcatCATGTATTTCTCTTACATATCATTGTAATCACACACATTTGGaattatcataaatataattaatataaataaatgattaatataaataaatatatataaaatatatataaaaataatgtaatataaaatataatttaaaaatcaatcattatatatgtgtgttattgttatttattatatgcattgtatctctctctatatatatatatatcattgtaaCTGGACATTTGGTACCTATATAAAAATTGTCAGTTGAACAAAAGAAAACCTGTCTCTACATTTTTAGTTTCTTAAATTAGCCATCTTTTGCCTTAATATCATGGTTTTCAAGCTCTTCTGCAGCACTTACTAGACATCTAGTTCTCTTTCAGATAGCTTTACATCAACTATTCAGTCTGCTTTGTCCCATAAAACCCTGCGTGCAGCACAGTTGATGCTTTACTGAATGTGCTTTTATGCATTACTGCTTTGTAAATTACATCATTTGTGTATTGGAGTATCCACACCTGGGTCAGCCGAAAGTGTAGTGTTCCTAGttatgttgccatggaaaccaggTTGAGCTCATGGGGCTACAATCAGATGTTTTGAGGGGGAAAACAGACagattttttgctttaatttttttattataaaaatcaaTTTGCAGATTTATTAGAGAATATTTGCAggtatatctatacatatatattagtacttattttcctttatttggGATGCGTGATCACAGCATACCACGTCTTAGGAAGACTATTGCTAAAGGACATATCATACACATTAATAGCTAAtagctataataataaaaaagaaaacactttagtaaaatattgaacaaaaaagaaaataataaaatgcagagTTGAAAAGTCACTTCACAGTTTTGTTGCTTGCCTTCATGCTGGCTAAACATCAAGTGAGACCATGCGTAATTCGAATTATGAAATAGAGGTCGTCATTTACATACGTTTCACAGTACATTCCATTACCCTTAGGCATTTAAAGTGCTCACTGTGTAAACCAGATTTAAGATACCAATTGAAAAATGCATGAAGATAATCCAGATGTACACAAAAGCCCCCTAGGATTCCAACCAAACACATGAAGAGCTTTCAATGGAATTGTGTCCATGTCTGTAGGTTCATCCAACAAGAGTCAGTGATGATTTCTTTACAGGGTCATATTCTTTACAtacaatttacaaatatttacaataaaatgtgcatgatatgtaattattattttatacacagAACTGATGGGCATTGGCATTGCGGAAGCAAGTCAACCAAAAGGACACTCTACAGATAGCGCAGACTTCCCATGCATGTAAAATGCAAGACGCTCTGCAGTTTTCCTCTCTTGCTGCTTGCAATGTTTGATGGTATCAGCAGTGTGACTCATACACCAGTGGAGTGGGCTTTATAGAGATTGGACACGTAGATTCAGGTATAATGGATTCGAATACAGTCACGATAGATGGATGAGGCGTTGTTCTGAATTTAGCAAATTACAAAGCCATAAATCAGCAAAACTCTGCAGAGTGATAAAAGAGGGGATTTTTATCCTGATATGATTGCATAAACCATGCAGAGCAGAACTGCTGTCACCAGTACGGAGGTGGTAAATTATAGCACCATTTTAAGGGGATGAATGTGTTGGTGGGGCATCCAGggaactaatattaaaatattaatcatataaatCAATCAGAGGCTGAGTCATAATATTAACTGACAGCAAACCAGAAACTATATATGACTGATGATATTGTCTTCTGTTCTATTGCAATGCTTGTCACAGTATATCATTAGTATATATTATAGCTTCTGTATACAGGGGTTGGGATATAATACTCTTCTACTTATTTATAATGCTAGTTTTCTACCTGCGCCAAAATAATTGTGTGAAATGTTATCATTCATATCTGAGTGTTTAATATACTTCTTTTTAATAAGTCACTTTTTACCACAGGATTATAATATGTCACCAAAATTGCTTCATTTACAAGTCTAACAAGATAAACCATATGAATTCTGTCTTAGTTGTattagttttctgaaatgttgttgtGTAAAGCTTTCTTTTTCTACTCATTTCTGGTGTACCCTGTTCAAAAACTAGCAAACCAGCATAACATGGATAAACAATGTTGTCAGATCTGTAATGCACAACCTGAAAACATTTCTCACAATGGTGTACAAAGGCAATCAGCTGGTTGGATAAAAATATAATGCTATACAATCAAGGCCCTTTGAAGCAAGAGATTTATTTTGTCAAAGGCTGATTTGCAGTGTGATTGCATTCTCTTACCGAAACTGAAACAGGTTGGTGGTGTTCCTATAAGGGTCACTGAGAACACAAAAACTGAATTGTTTCAATCCAAAAACTCCTGTAATGTCTGGTActgtgatataaataaaaatggctaattctggaaaacatttgaaatgtttaaacattacatatttgGTTTCTTTATCCTAAAACTCTTATAACTTCAGGTGGCCATATTATATATACTCTTGGATGTTTACTTTAGTCTCTATATCTAGGGTAGATGACTTGCTTCCTCAATTTATTTTTGCTGCCAAAATGCACCTCCTGCAAATGCATTCATTTCCTGATTGACTACATTTGTTATAGTCTCAGTTATACAGTTATAAAATATGAGCAGTTCATCttgagaaacataaaaaataagataGAGATTCTGTCTCACTCTAAATTACTAGGGAGGCCAAAAGTGTTTCAATCTTGAGCAGCTGAACACCAGAGATGGTGGCGATGATGATTACATAAGCATGTGTGCATCTGCATGAAATATGAAGTGTATATGGTTTCAGATTTTTGATCTGCCTTGATGTCATTGCAggtaataattttacaaagcatTCTATGTTTCTCTGGTATTTTGCTAATGTTTAACAAAATCATTGTCTTAATTATTGGTTGGTATTTTTTAAGATATAAGGACATGCAAAATGTTTTGAGGACAACAAATAAAAGTGGATTCTACACAACCTGTATACTGTATACGCAACTGTTATATAATCTCATACTGATGCTACTTGCTTAACATTtgataaacatacaaaacaaaagtttagTTGTCATTATGCAAAGTCCTATGTCTGGATACCATCTCAAGGCCGATATAAAGCCTGGctgctttatttaataaaaatatttgcatcaTGAACTCAAAAAGGGCTGTTTAGCAAGTGATTGCTGTCTCAATTTTTCTCAGATGTGAGAGATTTCTGTAATAGAAACAGACAAGGCAATATGAACAGGCCAGTGCTTGTTAAGGCAAAAGACTGTGGTGAAGGATGAAATTTGAGATGTCAGCGTAAAATCCTTGTTATCAGAAATAGGCATGAAATGTCAAGTAACACCATCTCCATTCATTTTTCCCTCCTCAGTTCCTTTCCTTTGTTATTTTATCACTCGATCTCTCCGCTTTATCTCACCATGTCTCTAACAAGCGCTCTACATGATGCTGCATTTCCCCTTCAGCTTGTCAGCCCTGCTTTGCTTCCCAGAACGTTTGCCATCGATGTTCAAACTCATGTTCCTCTTCTTCTCCAAGTTGAGAAGCTCCTGGAAAAGCTCAGTGACATTGTGGTTAGTCTTAGCCGAGGTCTCCATGAAAGCACACTTCCAGATCTTGGACTGGGCCTCTCCGTCCTCGGTCTTGACTTCCCGTTGAGTCTCATCACTCTTGTTTCCCACAAGCATGATGGGGATGTTCTCTACGTTGCCTTTGATAGCAAGAATCTGCTGGTATATGGGCTTTAATTCTTCCAGGGATTGCTTACTAGTGATGGAGTAGACCAGGATGAATGCATGCCCCTTGGAGATGGACAGACGCTGCATGGCAGGAAACTGGTGGCTGCCGGTTGTGTCTGTGATCTGCAGGGTGCAGACGCTCTTGTCACAGCTGATCACTTGTCGGTACGTGTCCTCCACCGTCGGGATGTAGGTGTCCCGGAAAGTGCCTTTCACAAAACGGAGCACCAGGGAGCTCTTCCCCACACCCCCTGCTCCAAACACCACCACACGGTAGTCGTTGCTCTGCTCGGGCATCTTGGGCCTTCAGTTGCTCCACTCTCTTTCTAGACCtaatagagggaaaaaaaacatttagatgatTGTGTATTGTACAGGGGCTTTCGAACATTTTGATTCCAAGTACCACCAAATATACCCCTCAAATAATTTTGGTGTAGAATcagtttttactcagaaattagAGTTAAATTAATAGCAAGTAACAAGTTAATTGAATACaacctgaaatattttagttgaaaaactgaaatgtaaaatacacTCCAAGCATCActtccaaataattttttacagtgtatatggaCCCTCTTCCTAAAgactatatattttaatgtacccatttattttaagattaattaatttgattcatattcaaaatatgaagagttcagatgcagaaGCCTCTAAGTGcagtttgaaattttcttctaaaatgagcatttttcttAGACGGCTGTTTGTAGGTTcaataatttcactttaatggcaatgaataggttcttttcactgacattaaagtgaaataaatgaacataaacataggagcctgagaaaaatgctaattttaatttataagaCAATTTCAGATGGCAcctagaggcttttgcatctgaactcttcatatataatataaatataacatatttgaCAACAATTGTACTGTATTATATTgccaaactaattttttttattctttttaaactttctttttttttgtcaaaatatttactttaaaaaaatcctcAGTAAAACTTTTATCATGCACTTGCTTTTTTGGTtgccttttttacttttttgcccCCCTCCCCcaatagacatttaaaatatgtattgaaAATATTCATAACAGTTTTCCCCTTTAGCTAGTAAAACagacaaagtttttatttttccacaaaacTAATCTGTCACGGTCTGGTGTGCAaaacaaatagttattttaataatccacagaagagaaagggcacaaccaaacacaaatccaaatgatAGCAGACTAAGGAATCAGGGGAGAACACAGGACTTATAAACAGTGAACGTAATCGAGAGGAATAGAAACAGGTGtggagctaattaatcaaaaaccatcaagtcaagtcaagtcaaagtttatttatatagcacaaatttaacacaactgtagctgatccaaagtgctttacagtaaaacatgatttaaaatagaaaagagtggAGATATAAGCAAATATCATATACAACAGacaaattatacataaaacaccaactatatatacataaaaagaataaaataatataaatacataaacagtatCACTCAAAAGCTAAGgtataaaaatatgtctttaagcTAGTTTTAAAAACATCCAGTGATGGAGAAGCCCTAATACTCAAGGGTAGACCATTCCAGAGCTTTGGGGCAGCTACAGAGAAAGCTCGATCACCTTTTGATTTGCAGCGAGAACGAGGAACCGATAAAAGTAGTAACTGATCTCCAGATCTTAATTGCCTAACAGCTGTGTAAGGTTTTACAAGATCAGAAATGTAATCCGGGGCCGAGTTATGCAATGCTTTGTATGCAAAAAGAAGAATCTTAAAATCTATTCTAAATTTTATGGGAAGCCAATGCAATGAGGCAAGGACAGGGGAGATATGGTCTCTTTTTCTAGTTCCTGTCAGCAATCTTGCTGCCGAGTTTTGAACCATCTGTAAACGGGAAAGTGTAGATTGAGGTAGACCAATATAGAGCGAATTGCAGTAGTCTAGTCGAGAGGAAATTAGTGCATGAATCACTACTTCAAGGTCTTTTCTAGAAAGAAAGTGTTTTACTTTTGCTACAGATCTAAGTTGGAAAAAGCTACTCTTCACAACTACATTTATGTGCttgtcaaactgaaaaaaagaggGTCAAAGTAGACACCAAGATTTTTGGCATGATTGTgcaaattattacttaaaaaaacctAACTGTGTTTTGACAGAGTTGTTGGTAGCAGCAGGACCCAGTAGAAGCACTtcggttttattttcatttagttgcagTGAGTTATTTGACATCCAGGATTTAACTTCATTTAGACATGAGAACAGACGGTCTAAGGAAAGGTCGTTGGCATATTTGATTGGAAGATATAATTGAAGGTCGTCAGTGTAACAGTGataatttatgttatatttcCGGAATATTGAGCCTAAAGGGAGCATGTAGAGGGAGAATAAAAGAGGGCCAAGAATGGATCCCTGCGGAACACCGCATTGAATAGGCATGGTGGGAGAAGTGAATGACCCGATATTCACAGAGAAAGTTCTCCCCTTTAGGTATGAGGTGAACCACTGCAAAGCTTGGCCCTGGACTCCAACAACGCACTGAAGACGATTTAAAAGAATGTCGTGGTCGATAGTGTCAAATGCGGCACTCAAATCTAAAAGAATCAGGATGGCAGAAGACCCAGAATCGATAGACAGCAGAATGTCATTCGAGACCTTCAGCAATGCTGATTCAGTGCTGTGCCATGGAAACTAACTAGACAGGATAATGGAgacacagaaaactaaaccaaaacagatcataaCCGTGACAGTTTGCCCCCTCCCGGAACAGTGCGTCCTCACACTGACAGAAATAGTCCAAcagaggagggagggtgggggttcaggaggcgggcgtggggcaggcaaggggcaggcaatTGACAAGCAGCATATTCCATATGGCCAGGGCGGAGTGGATGGAAGGAGGagcctggagcaggaggagccaaaTGGAactccagaggccagccaggatagAAGCCCATGGTGGAGTCAACGGcaggaggagccatggtggagaaaGAGCCGATGGTGGAGGAGCCCA is a genomic window of Cyprinus carpio isolate SPL01 chromosome B2, ASM1834038v1, whole genome shotgun sequence containing:
- the LOC109056906 gene encoding GTP-binding protein Di-Ras1; translation: MPEQSNDYRVVVFGAGGVGKSSLVLRFVKGTFRDTYIPTVEDTYRQVISCDKSVCTLQITDTTGSHQFPAMQRLSISKGHAFILVYSITSKQSLEELKPIYQQILAIKGNVENIPIMLVGNKSDETQREVKTEDGEAQSKIWKCAFMETSAKTNHNVTELFQELLNLEKKRNMSLNIDGKRSGKQSRADKLKGKCSIM